One part of the Dyadobacter sp. 676 genome encodes these proteins:
- a CDS encoding 2-hydroxyacid dehydrogenase: MLLYVFSCVILYYFCRTVQPASYKKSRATMKILIADSMHPSLFGMLDEQKWEYDYHPEYKREDIKNALPGYDGLMIRSKTFLDRDMLENAPKLRFIARAGAGLDLIDLDVAKAFNIEVFHAGTGNRDAVAEHALGMLLALFNNILRADRQVRNGIWDREGNRGVELMGKTVGLIGYGNNGSATAKRLSGFGCKVLAYDKYRDNYGDAFARESSIEEIQREADVLSLHIPLTELTRYLVDEEFIRAFRKPFYLLNLSRGEVVKLKAVTEALESGKIKGACLDVLENEKIGKLSAEQQEVFDYLRASDRVVLTPHIGGWTHESYVRINEVLVEQIRNWL; encoded by the coding sequence ATGCTGTTGTATGTGTTCTCCTGCGTAATTCTGTATTACTTTTGCCGAACGGTTCAACCGGCAAGTTACAAAAAATCCCGTGCTACTATGAAAATCCTGATCGCAGACTCCATGCATCCCTCCTTATTCGGAATGCTGGACGAGCAAAAATGGGAATATGATTACCATCCTGAATACAAAAGAGAAGATATAAAGAATGCACTGCCCGGCTACGATGGCCTCATGATCCGCAGCAAGACCTTCCTCGACCGTGATATGCTTGAAAATGCGCCAAAGTTGCGTTTCATCGCACGCGCGGGGGCCGGCCTGGACTTGATCGACCTGGATGTGGCGAAAGCGTTTAATATCGAAGTTTTCCATGCAGGCACCGGCAACCGCGATGCGGTGGCGGAACACGCCCTGGGCATGTTGCTGGCGCTTTTTAACAATATTCTGCGCGCCGACCGGCAGGTCAGGAACGGTATATGGGACCGGGAAGGCAACAGGGGAGTGGAGCTGATGGGCAAGACCGTCGGGCTGATCGGCTACGGGAATAACGGCTCTGCTACGGCAAAGAGACTCAGCGGTTTTGGCTGTAAGGTGCTTGCGTATGACAAGTACCGTGACAATTACGGCGACGCGTTCGCCAGGGAGTCGTCTATCGAAGAAATCCAGCGCGAAGCCGATGTGCTGAGCCTTCATATTCCGTTGACCGAGCTCACCCGCTACCTCGTCGACGAAGAATTTATTCGCGCTTTCAGGAAGCCATTTTATTTATTGAACTTATCCAGAGGAGAAGTGGTGAAATTAAAGGCGGTCACCGAAGCTTTGGAAAGCGGCAAAATCAAAGGCGCCTGCCTGGATGTGCTGGAAAACGAAAAGATCGGAAAGCTGAGCGCCGAACAGCAGGAAGTATTTGATTACCTGCGTGCTTCCGACCGCGTGGTGCTTACGCCGCACATCGGAGGCTGGACGCATGAAAGTTATGTCCGGATCAACGAAGTGCTGGTGGAGCAAATCCGGAACTGGCTATAA